One Aneurinibacillus migulanus genomic region harbors:
- a CDS encoding alanine/glycine:cation symporter family protein gives MQQLLQDMIGVTNDFLWSKLLVIMLVCLGLYFTFKSKFVQIRMLKEMVRVLMEGKTGSKDTISPFQAFCIGMAARVGTGNITGIAIAIALGGPGAVFWMWIIAIIGAASSFVESTLAQVYKVKDQNGFRGGPSYYMEKGLNKRWMGVLFAILITLSFGLVFNAVHSNTITLAFENSFGTDRLTLGIIMTIAFAAIIFGGVKRIAKMAEYKVMFLAVLYIGVALFIVLTNITKLPEVLSLIVKNAFGIDQAVGGTLGAAIMHGVKRGLFSNEAGMGSAPNVAATATTSHPVKQGLIQAFGVLTDTFIICTSTAFIILFSDAYKQPGLNGVVLTQASLSEHIGSWASGCLAIFVFLFGFGSLIGNYYYGETNIRFLHGSKAWLMLYRISVFAMILFGSVAKVQLVWDMADLFMGFMVVVNLIAILLLSKVAFAALNDYIKQKKVGKDPVFYKDSLKDIKNIENIECWEHSSSPLKKVDIV, from the coding sequence ATGCAACAATTACTGCAAGATATGATTGGAGTAACAAATGATTTCCTTTGGTCTAAATTATTAGTTATCATGCTTGTGTGTTTGGGACTGTACTTCACATTCAAATCAAAATTTGTACAAATTCGAATGTTAAAAGAAATGGTTCGTGTTCTAATGGAAGGAAAAACTGGTTCTAAAGATACTATTTCTCCATTTCAAGCGTTTTGTATTGGTATGGCTGCTCGCGTTGGAACAGGGAATATTACAGGAATTGCGATTGCAATTGCATTAGGCGGTCCTGGAGCCGTATTTTGGATGTGGATTATTGCTATTATTGGTGCAGCATCCAGCTTTGTTGAAAGTACGTTAGCGCAAGTATACAAAGTAAAAGATCAAAATGGTTTCCGTGGCGGTCCATCCTATTATATGGAAAAAGGCTTGAACAAGCGTTGGATGGGCGTTTTATTCGCTATTTTAATTACGCTTTCTTTCGGTCTTGTATTCAATGCTGTACATTCAAATACAATTACACTTGCTTTTGAGAACTCATTTGGTACAGATCGTTTAACTTTAGGGATTATCATGACAATTGCTTTTGCTGCGATTATCTTTGGCGGTGTGAAACGTATTGCAAAAATGGCTGAATACAAGGTTATGTTTCTAGCTGTGTTATACATTGGTGTTGCATTATTTATCGTGCTTACAAACATTACAAAACTGCCAGAAGTTCTTTCTCTTATTGTGAAAAATGCTTTTGGTATTGATCAAGCAGTAGGTGGAACGCTTGGAGCTGCGATCATGCATGGAGTTAAACGTGGTTTGTTCTCGAATGAAGCAGGGATGGGGAGTGCACCAAACGTTGCTGCAACGGCAACAACAAGTCATCCGGTAAAACAAGGACTTATTCAAGCATTTGGCGTATTAACGGATACATTCATCATCTGTACAAGCACAGCCTTTATTATTTTGTTTTCGGATGCTTACAAACAACCAGGGCTAAATGGTGTTGTACTTACACAAGCATCATTAAGTGAACACATTGGTTCTTGGGCATCAGGCTGTCTTGCTATCTTTGTCTTCCTGTTTGGATTTGGTTCGTTAATTGGCAACTATTATTATGGGGAAACAAATATTAGATTTTTACATGGAAGTAAAGCATGGTTGATGCTATACCGAATCAGTGTGTTCGCTATGATTCTATTTGGTTCAGTTGCAAAAGTTCAACTTGTATGGGACATGGCTGATTTATTTATGGGTTTCATGGTTGTTGTGAACTTGATCGCCATTCTTTTATTATCAAAAGTGGCTTTTGCTGCATTAAACGATTATATCAAGCAGAAAAAAGTTGGTAAGGACCCTGTTTTTTACAAAGACAGTCTTAAAGATATCAAAAATATTGAAAATATCGAATGCTGGGAGCATTCATCATCACCTTTAAAAAAGGTGGATATTGTGTAA
- a CDS encoding glutaminase, producing MEGIRKEDKDQTDYQEMDYMDAWVRHYRSFTAEGQCATYIPALEKADPTQLGICVIGPDGTVIKSGDWEATFTMQSISKVLSFIAACLHRGIPYVLERVDLEPTGDPFNSIIRLEMHKPGKPFNPMINAGAITVSSLLPGESPQKKLESLCILIEKMVGKRPTINEEVFRSEWQTAHRNRALAYYLKETGFLELEVDQALEVYLKQCSIEVNTEDIALIGLILAHDGYHPIRKEQIFPKRVARLTKSLMLTCGMYNASGKFAAFIGLPAKSGVSGGVMTSVPPRVRTEEIPFKDGCGIGIYGPSIDEYGNSVAGVMLLKHIANSWDLSIF from the coding sequence ATGGAAGGGATAAGAAAAGAGGATAAAGATCAAACAGACTACCAAGAGATGGATTACATGGATGCATGGGTAAGACATTATCGTTCTTTTACTGCTGAAGGGCAGTGCGCAACCTATATTCCCGCTTTGGAAAAGGCGGACCCCACACAGTTAGGTATCTGTGTAATAGGACCTGATGGAACCGTAATAAAGTCCGGTGATTGGGAAGCCACTTTTACTATGCAAAGCATTTCCAAAGTGTTAAGTTTTATAGCTGCCTGCTTGCACCGTGGTATTCCTTATGTGTTGGAGCGGGTTGATTTAGAGCCAACGGGTGATCCCTTTAACTCGATTATTCGTTTAGAAATGCATAAGCCAGGAAAGCCGTTTAATCCCATGATCAATGCTGGAGCCATCACAGTGTCTTCCCTGCTTCCAGGAGAATCACCACAAAAAAAATTAGAATCCCTATGTATATTAATCGAGAAAATGGTAGGGAAACGTCCGACTATCAATGAGGAGGTATTTCGATCAGAATGGCAAACCGCTCATCGAAATAGAGCTTTAGCTTATTATTTAAAAGAGACTGGCTTTTTAGAACTAGAGGTCGATCAGGCTTTAGAAGTTTACTTGAAACAATGTTCGATAGAAGTAAATACAGAAGACATTGCCTTAATTGGTTTAATTCTTGCTCATGATGGATATCATCCGATCCGCAAGGAACAAATTTTCCCTAAAAGAGTAGCAAGGTTAACCAAAAGTTTAATGTTGACTTGTGGAATGTATAATGCTTCGGGTAAATTTGCTGCTTTTATTGGCCTGCCAGCAAAGAGTGGAGTATCTGGAGGAGTTATGACATCGGTTCCGCCGCGTGTGAGAACTGAAGAAATTCCATTTAAAGATGGGTGTGGGATAGGTATTTATGGACCGTCCATTGATGAGTATGGGAATAGTGTAGCCGGGGTTATGCTATTGAAACACATAGCCAATAGTTGGGACTTAAGCATTTTCTAA
- a CDS encoding sensor histidine kinase produces the protein MTFLNISPLLKKDIFIFILMMFTVPLAGELNFYPINETFRISFGAPMFFFFLLLFQKTPVFIPGFLIGIIIVGFRILIDWIMQEDFTWIFSLQEHYSSFFYYFTYSVLFYLIKVNRFYNQPLIITCIGITMEILSDFMELIMQYLILRTTVTVGAFNEIIIIAISHNFIVLSFLNMLKLYEARLKERQIRKQNEHMLMLISNLYEESVHLKKTLQNAENITKKSYDLYKNLNYLKKQNTSFPVEEFRRQALEIAGEVHEIKKDNQRIFAGLAKLISDESLADYMDIHELINIILRTNEKYALLLEKDIQFVCTIEGIHPYYHVFTVLSIINNVVANAVEAINKDGIITISIERENDWIKIQISDNGPGVAPRYRNLIFKPGFTSKYDHSGNPSTGIGLSYVKGMVEQFKGNITIHDGAEGKGSIFTIQLLIDYLIKKG, from the coding sequence GTGACATTTTTGAATATCAGCCCTTTATTAAAAAAAGACATCTTTATTTTTATTTTAATGATGTTTACCGTACCATTAGCAGGCGAATTGAATTTTTATCCCATTAACGAAACATTCCGTATCAGCTTTGGTGCACCAATGTTTTTCTTTTTTTTGTTGTTGTTCCAAAAAACACCTGTATTTATACCTGGTTTTTTAATAGGAATAATAATTGTAGGATTTCGTATTCTCATTGATTGGATTATGCAAGAGGACTTTACGTGGATATTCTCTCTTCAAGAACACTACTCTAGTTTTTTCTATTATTTCACTTATTCTGTTCTTTTTTATCTGATAAAAGTCAATCGGTTTTACAACCAACCTCTAATTATTACATGTATTGGTATCACTATGGAAATATTGTCTGACTTCATGGAATTAATCATGCAGTATTTAATATTGAGAACAACGGTTACAGTGGGAGCATTTAACGAGATTATTATTATAGCTATTTCCCACAATTTTATTGTTCTTAGTTTTTTAAATATGCTTAAACTATATGAAGCACGACTAAAAGAAAGACAAATTAGAAAACAGAATGAACATATGTTGATGCTTATTTCCAATTTATATGAGGAATCTGTACATTTAAAAAAAACATTGCAAAATGCTGAAAACATTACAAAAAAATCGTATGACCTATACAAAAATTTAAATTATTTAAAAAAACAAAACACCTCTTTTCCAGTAGAGGAATTCCGAAGACAAGCCCTGGAAATAGCAGGAGAAGTCCATGAGATAAAAAAAGATAATCAACGTATTTTTGCTGGACTGGCAAAGCTTATTTCAGATGAAAGTTTAGCAGATTATATGGATATACATGAACTAATTAACATCATATTGCGAACAAACGAGAAATACGCCCTTTTACTAGAAAAAGACATCCAATTTGTGTGTACAATTGAAGGAATTCACCCATATTACCATGTTTTCACTGTTTTATCGATTATAAATAATGTTGTCGCAAACGCAGTAGAAGCAATTAATAAAGACGGTATAATTACCATCTCTATTGAAAGGGAGAATGATTGGATTAAAATTCAAATAAGCGATAATGGCCCTGGTGTTGCACCAAGATATAGAAATTTAATTTTCAAACCCGGATTTACTTCTAAATATGATCATTCTGGCAACCCATCAACAGGTATCGGATTATCTTATGTAAAAGGGATGGTCGAACAATTTAAAGGTAATATTACAATCCATGATGGAGCGGAAGGAAAAGGATCGATTTTTACGATCCAATTACTGATTGATTATCTAATTAAGAAAGGGTGA
- a CDS encoding response regulator, producing the protein MLFYIADDDEAIRSMLAQIIEEEDLGEVAGEADDGSLLDGQVLTLKNIDILLIDLLMPTQDGMETIRQIKPAFKGKIIMISQVESKELIGESYSLGIEYYIVKPINRIEVLAIIRKVIEQIKLEKSIQDIYKSLNTILKLDNFENAQQKSINGKHIRISGHALLSELGIAGENGSKDLLDMLDYLYEYEQEQTLKNGIPPLKEIFLNLAQRRLGKSATDLELKKEIKASEQRVRRAISQSLNHLASLGLTDFSNWKFENYASKFFDFTNVRKKMTELQHSSTSSTSLAGINTKKFIQVLYFEAQRLH; encoded by the coding sequence ATGCTTTTTTATATAGCAGACGATGATGAAGCAATTCGTTCGATGTTAGCCCAAATTATTGAAGAAGAAGATTTAGGAGAAGTGGCAGGAGAGGCTGATGATGGTTCATTATTAGATGGCCAAGTACTAACCTTAAAAAACATAGATATTTTATTAATAGATTTGCTAATGCCGACTCAAGACGGAATGGAAACAATTCGCCAAATAAAACCAGCATTCAAGGGAAAAATTATTATGATTTCTCAAGTGGAATCAAAAGAATTGATTGGTGAATCCTATTCACTTGGTATTGAATACTATATAGTAAAGCCTATCAACAGAATTGAAGTACTGGCGATTATTCGCAAAGTCATTGAACAAATTAAATTAGAAAAGTCGATACAGGATATTTACAAATCGCTCAATACTATACTTAAGTTGGATAATTTTGAAAATGCACAACAAAAATCTATCAATGGAAAACATATAAGAATTTCTGGTCATGCTCTTTTGTCCGAATTAGGAATAGCTGGTGAAAACGGAAGTAAAGATTTACTGGATATGTTAGATTATCTATATGAATATGAACAAGAGCAAACATTGAAAAATGGGATTCCTCCCCTTAAAGAGATTTTTTTGAACCTAGCTCAAAGAAGACTTGGAAAATCAGCAACAGATTTGGAATTAAAAAAAGAAATTAAAGCTTCTGAACAACGAGTTCGTCGAGCTATTTCTCAGTCATTGAACCATTTGGCATCCCTTGGTCTTACAGATTTTTCGAATTGGAAGTTTGAAAATTATGCTTCTAAGTTTTTTGATTTTACAAACGTACGGAAAAAGATGACGGAATTGCAGCATAGTTCAACATCGTCAACCTCTCTTGCTGGTATTAATACGAAAAAGTTCATTCAAGTTCTCTATTTTGAAGCACAACGATTACATTAG
- a CDS encoding Ger(x)C family spore germination protein, which translates to ISKGRASKTLELKETGEIPSFRLFGIVDNQYRTTRILSPMSLAKLEGKMQSGSSFLLQNVVAANGEVKFAGAAVIKGKTKKLGGFFNEIEVEGLTWIIGKGKGGVVKSFDKQTGQLLIYEVESMKSRITPHINGKNISFNVKIESEGRLSENWITSGNAFENKFLKRVEKNTEKEIKRLVKNVVEKMQEEYEADVVGFGNRLKMENPKVWEKVKKNWDQTFSKVPITYNIEVTIKDYGASDSNK; encoded by the coding sequence ATTAGTAAGGGGCGAGCAAGCAAGACGCTAGAATTAAAGGAAACAGGAGAAATTCCATCCTTTCGTTTGTTTGGGATTGTAGATAATCAATATAGAACAACAAGAATTCTATCTCCAATGTCGCTTGCTAAATTAGAGGGAAAGATGCAATCAGGATCTAGTTTTCTTTTGCAAAACGTAGTTGCAGCAAATGGAGAGGTGAAGTTTGCGGGAGCGGCTGTAATCAAAGGAAAGACAAAAAAGCTGGGTGGTTTTTTTAATGAAATAGAAGTAGAAGGCTTAACGTGGATAATTGGAAAGGGGAAAGGCGGTGTGGTGAAAAGCTTTGATAAACAGACCGGTCAGCTACTCATATACGAGGTAGAATCAATGAAAAGCAGGATTACTCCTCATATTAATGGAAAGAATATCTCTTTTAATGTGAAAATCGAATCAGAGGGACGCCTATCCGAAAATTGGATAACTTCAGGGAACGCTTTTGAAAATAAATTTCTAAAAAGAGTGGAAAAAAACACCGAAAAAGAAATCAAACGACTAGTGAAGAATGTAGTAGAAAAAATGCAAGAGGAATACGAAGCCGATGTTGTTGGTTTCGGAAACCGATTGAAAATGGAGAATCCTAAAGTGTGGGAAAAGGTTAAAAAGAATTGGGACCAAACATTTAGTAAGGTTCCAATTACATACAATATAGAAGTAACTATCAAAGATTACGGAGCCTCAGACTCCAACAAGTGA
- a CDS encoding spore germination protein → MRWWKSKSGQIQKYTEQSDKKQESPAPFTGDFTFDLELVRQEIGHNSDVHFREFNIGRMSIRAALIFVDGLSDIDLIDQHIIKSLMSDFPQEYKKRKIFIKDSTLKEFVKNHILSISKVKEVHNTKDLALEVLTGSTALLIDGSVGVLILGITKGKTRNIEEPVSEALVRGPRIGFTEVLSDNTALLRRHGQNENLSLTKFQVGERAKKELIIAYIKDIADPGLVKEVK, encoded by the coding sequence ATGAGATGGTGGAAATCAAAGAGCGGGCAAATACAAAAATATACCGAGCAAAGTGATAAAAAACAAGAGTCTCCAGCTCCTTTTACAGGCGATTTCACTTTCGATTTGGAACTTGTAAGACAAGAAATCGGCCATAACTCGGATGTTCATTTTCGAGAGTTTAACATAGGAAGGATGAGCATTCGAGCGGCGCTCATTTTTGTTGATGGATTATCAGATATCGATCTCATCGATCAGCATATCATAAAATCGCTGATGTCAGATTTTCCACAGGAGTATAAAAAAAGGAAAATTTTTATCAAAGATAGCACCTTAAAAGAGTTTGTTAAAAATCATATCCTATCCATTAGCAAAGTAAAAGAAGTACATAACACAAAGGATTTGGCTTTAGAAGTATTGACAGGTTCGACTGCGCTTTTAATTGATGGTTCCGTAGGTGTTTTGATACTTGGTATAACGAAAGGAAAAACACGAAACATTGAAGAGCCTGTATCAGAAGCGTTGGTTAGAGGTCCGCGGATAGGTTTTACTGAAGTGCTAAGCGATAATACTGCCCTTTTGCGACGTCATGGTCAGAACGAGAACTTATCATTAACAAAATTCCAGGTAGGAGAGCGTGCAAAAAAGGAGCTTATTATTGCTTACATTAAAGATATAGCTGATCCAGGATTAGTGAAAGAGGTAAAG
- a CDS encoding sensor domain-containing diguanylate cyclase translates to MEGSYPVSLLRKKKQPIWKQISLTSLLIGLVSLSVLITLTILLVASYQSNKKTLIDTTLTLNYTSAIKMSQTIDSLFKSMRSSLHYSASVLSNMNSMNTDEIYSNLELIRHSSNQFNSIVVVDETGIVRNMSPKSVGTVGQYIRTEEAKTALTLKKPYLSKPYITTKTKRLIVFMSEPIYDKEGRYRGYIGGTIYLQEKNILSMIFGNNPTDKIGSYFYIVGSNGHVLYHHDKNRLGKNISANQVVRKLMQGQSGHEQMVNLQGKALLAGYVKVPENGWGVIVASPISVVYEQLNDYIKTVLFYTLPPFILLMLIVIGLARGLARPFVTLADFMTKIGKEKVELPKGKRHWNREADLLTEAVRYAVADIKKQTEQLTLDAMTDPLTGLTNRRALQAIMHRWIEEQISFSIIIMDIDKFKSINDTFGHQAGDEVLKHFAKIITSCVRPGDVCCRFGGEEFISLISYASIEEAHLVAERIRLMLEKSVNPIGQTITVSQGIAHYSSHSDSAEELIHLADQALYKAKESGRNQTVIAEFAEELSH, encoded by the coding sequence ATCGAAGGGAGTTATCCGGTGTCTCTACTACGTAAAAAAAAGCAACCTATATGGAAACAAATTAGTCTGACTTCACTTTTAATAGGGTTGGTCTCTCTGTCTGTTCTTATCACTTTAACCATTCTTCTTGTTGCATCTTATCAATCGAATAAAAAAACACTGATCGATACTACACTCACCTTGAATTATACAAGCGCCATCAAAATGAGTCAGACCATAGACTCTCTATTTAAATCTATGCGAAGCAGCTTACATTATTCCGCAAGCGTCTTATCAAACATGAACTCCATGAATACGGATGAAATATATTCGAATTTAGAATTAATACGTCATAGTAGTAATCAATTTAATTCTATTGTCGTGGTGGATGAAACGGGAATTGTTCGAAATATGTCTCCGAAATCTGTTGGTACAGTTGGGCAATATATTAGAACGGAAGAAGCGAAGACGGCATTAACATTAAAAAAGCCCTATCTCTCCAAACCGTATATTACTACAAAAACCAAACGTCTCATTGTATTTATGAGCGAGCCAATTTACGATAAGGAAGGTAGATACCGCGGGTATATCGGAGGAACTATTTATCTTCAAGAAAAAAACATATTGAGTATGATCTTTGGAAACAATCCTACAGATAAAATAGGTTCATATTTTTACATCGTGGGATCTAACGGACATGTGCTGTACCATCACGACAAAAATCGTTTAGGTAAGAATATTAGTGCCAATCAAGTCGTTCGAAAGCTTATGCAAGGTCAAAGTGGACATGAACAGATGGTTAACTTGCAAGGTAAGGCTTTACTAGCGGGATACGTAAAGGTTCCGGAAAATGGCTGGGGTGTAATTGTAGCTTCGCCTATCAGTGTCGTTTATGAACAATTGAATGATTATATAAAAACCGTTCTGTTTTATACGCTGCCTCCATTTATATTATTAATGCTAATCGTCATAGGGCTTGCTCGCGGATTGGCAAGACCTTTTGTAACCCTTGCCGACTTTATGACCAAAATCGGTAAAGAAAAAGTCGAACTTCCTAAAGGAAAACGACATTGGAATAGAGAGGCCGATTTGTTAACAGAAGCAGTTAGATATGCAGTAGCAGATATTAAAAAGCAGACCGAGCAATTGACACTTGATGCAATGACAGATCCATTGACCGGGTTAACAAACCGAAGAGCACTTCAAGCAATCATGCATAGATGGATTGAAGAGCAAATCTCTTTTTCTATTATTATTATGGATATCGATAAATTTAAATCCATAAATGACACATTTGGTCATCAGGCTGGGGACGAAGTGTTAAAGCATTTTGCGAAAATTATTACTTCATGTGTCCGACCAGGTGATGTTTGTTGTCGTTTCGGAGGTGAAGAATTCATTTCACTTATTTCTTATGCTTCTATTGAGGAAGCTCATCTTGTGGCCGAACGAATTCGTCTTATGCTTGAAAAAAGTGTCAATCCTATTGGGCAGACTATTACGGTCTCACAGGGTATTGCACACTATTCTTCACACTCCGATTCCGCTGAGGAACTAATTCATTTGGCCGACCAAGCCTTGTATAAGGCTAAGGAATCGGGAAGAAACCAGACAGTTATTGCAGAATTTGCAGAAGAGCTTAGTCATTGA
- a CDS encoding lipase family protein codes for MRITSVFNNEDAILLAAMIFQSYQLFEKRTPILPKGLNLRFTIHALAGVEEPEEEVFGFIAESQDKIIVVFRGTRTFKDNESDQDLYQVMYAYVRNAGKTHRGFTCIYQSARNELIRELNKLSTTKRLLVPGHSLGGALAVLAALDIAVNTPFKNPVVYTYGSPRVADPVFASRFNETVKNSFRIFNVHDIIPTLPAQAYPPPFTKEGLFYRHVRSKVPISFQLNSLPVRNHEIVCYFKKLSQHNSDFTRVLCDENLGFCPDTVPPYAHQVKNAIPKEKSALSFSYIKQKGWRDFL; via the coding sequence ATGAGAATCACAAGCGTTTTTAACAATGAAGATGCGATATTGCTTGCGGCCATGATCTTTCAGTCATATCAACTTTTTGAAAAGAGAACGCCGATCTTGCCAAAAGGCTTAAACCTTCGATTTACCATTCATGCTCTTGCTGGTGTTGAGGAGCCAGAAGAGGAAGTATTTGGTTTTATTGCAGAGTCACAAGATAAAATCATTGTAGTCTTTAGAGGAACCCGAACATTTAAGGACAATGAGTCGGACCAAGACTTGTATCAGGTTATGTATGCATATGTCAGAAATGCAGGAAAAACCCATCGCGGATTTACATGTATTTATCAATCGGCAAGAAATGAATTGATTAGAGAATTAAACAAGCTTTCTACAACAAAAAGACTATTGGTCCCAGGCCACAGTTTAGGAGGAGCTTTAGCCGTGTTAGCTGCATTGGATATTGCAGTAAACACCCCGTTTAAGAATCCTGTCGTATATACGTATGGCAGTCCGCGTGTCGCAGACCCTGTCTTTGCTTCCCGGTTCAACGAAACGGTAAAGAACAGTTTTCGTATTTTCAATGTCCATGACATTATTCCGACTTTACCAGCTCAAGCGTATCCACCTCCGTTTACAAAGGAAGGATTATTCTATCGGCATGTAAGATCAAAGGTTCCGATCTCTTTCCAACTGAATAGTTTACCTGTTCGTAATCATGAGATTGTCTGCTATTTTAAAAAACTCAGCCAACATAATTCTGATTTTACCAGGGTGTTATGTGATGAAAACCTGGGATTTTGTCCCGATACGGTACCACCATATGCCCATCAAGTTAAGAATGCTATTCCTAAAGAGAAAAGTGCGCTATCCTTTTCTTATATCAAACAGAAAGGATGGCGCGATTTTTTATGA
- a CDS encoding tyrosine-type recombinase/integrase, with protein MAALSKFFSYLSKRKLIICDVTADVEKIKLNVKVKINNRLIPEELDCFFATILEDVGIEKERQFKFHQRLKFRGYIMTLIMAYNDIRISELVQMNIDEVHIDKRVLIITRKGGNEQSIPLPDRIMETLSDYIIMKHKQVKDIPKKKENALFLSPSKKN; from the coding sequence ATGGCTGCTCTTAGTAAGTTCTTCTCTTACCTGTCCAAACGGAAACTTATTATCTGTGATGTTACAGCTGATGTTGAAAAAATTAAACTTAACGTTAAAGTGAAAATTAATAATCGGCTAATTCCAGAAGAGTTGGACTGCTTCTTCGCAACAATATTAGAGGATGTGGGTATCGAAAAAGAACGGCAATTTAAATTTCATCAAAGGTTAAAGTTTCGGGGCTATATAATGACTTTAATAATGGCATATAACGATATTCGCATAAGTGAGCTAGTGCAGATGAATATCGATGAAGTACATATTGATAAGCGCGTATTAATCATTACTCGAAAAGGCGGAAATGAGCAATCTATCCCCCTTCCCGATCGAATTATGGAAACTTTATCGGATTATATTATTATGAAACATAAACAAGTAAAGGACATTCCAAAAAAGAAAGAGAACGCACTTTTCCTCTCTCCATCGAAAAAGAATTGA
- a CDS encoding transposase — protein sequence MTDLRRFSVPHRNTKRWRELYNERTSVERVFSRLKENLAVNQLHIRGIQKVKTQVFLNLCVLLASALAISKASECQRCA from the coding sequence ATGACCGACTTGCGTCGTTTTAGTGTTCCTCATCGAAATACAAAGCGGTGGAGGGAACTTTACAACGAAAGAACAAGTGTAGAACGCGTTTTTTCTCGACTCAAAGAAAACCTAGCAGTAAATCAACTTCATATCCGTGGCATTCAAAAAGTAAAAACACAAGTTTTTCTAAATCTTTGTGTGTTACTTGCTTCGGCTCTCGCTATATCTAAAGCGTCCGAATGTCAACGTTGTGCATAA
- a CDS encoding collagen binding domain-containing protein, whose amino-acid sequence MKKTDDDQDFKISFGDIKSAYRIVYTTNITNQDQTKFDNTVILFGKDFLPKEAGVSVGVKMGVSLAKISTAYDPATQTITWEIKYNYMKKLLIGK is encoded by the coding sequence TTGAAAAAAACAGATGATGATCAAGATTTCAAAATTAGTTTTGGTGATATTAAATCAGCTTATCGTATTGTATACACAACAAATATTACAAATCAGGATCAGACGAAGTTTGATAACACAGTGATTTTATTTGGGAAGGATTTTTTACCTAAAGAAGCGGGGGTATCAGTAGGAGTGAAGATGGGCGTTTCTTTAGCAAAGATATCAACGGCGTATGATCCAGCAACTCAAACCATCACATGGGAAATCAAATATAACTACATGAAAAAATTATTGATTGGAAAGTAA
- a CDS encoding collagen binding domain-containing protein — translation MITTPIKGRAKVGIPIIFQTSGSTIEKKGIPNRAYNTESIEWNVEFNKYLETINNAVLSDPIQADQELQAGSIKVYKLITKLDGSTTVGEELSSGFTIEKNR, via the coding sequence GTGATCACTACACCAATTAAGGGTAGGGCCAAAGTAGGGATACCGATTATTTTCCAAACAAGTGGCTCAACCATTGAAAAGAAAGGAATTCCAAATAGAGCTTATAATACAGAAAGTATTGAATGGAACGTTGAATTTAACAAATATCTAGAAACAATAAATAATGCGGTACTTAGTGATCCAATTCAAGCTGATCAGGAACTGCAAGCAGGCTCCATTAAAGTTTACAAACTGATTACGAAGTTAGATGGTAGTACCACAGTAGGAGAAGAACTTAGCTCTGGATTTACGATTGAAAAAAACAGATGA
- a CDS encoding sortase — protein sequence MLIFEEANGTSLRKEVGMIEPEKRFGINNIGLVGHCAITYSKQFNRLDELVPNDEIEIKTKTGTYEFVVVQTFVVDRSEVEVLTDKKKPFLTLVTCTPTGKKNPKDRLIVQAKLVHKS from the coding sequence ATGCTTATTTTTGAGGAGGCAAATGGAACTTCATTAAGAAAAGAAGTTGGCATGATTGAACCGGAGAAAAGATTTGGGATTAATAACATTGGATTGGTAGGGCATTGTGCAATAACTTATAGTAAACAATTCAACCGATTAGATGAGCTTGTGCCTAATGATGAAATTGAAATAAAAACAAAAACGGGTACTTATGAATTTGTAGTTGTCCAGACGTTTGTTGTGGATCGTTCAGAAGTAGAAGTCCTTACAGATAAAAAGAAACCTTTTTTAACTTTAGTAACCTGTACACCAACCGGTAAAAAGAATCCGAAAGATCGATTAATCGTGCAGGCAAAATTAGTACACAAAAGCTAA